Proteins encoded within one genomic window of Halorussus salilacus:
- a CDS encoding sulfatase — protein sequence MTTDDTPGNVVFVVMDTVRKSHLSVYGYDRPTTPGLERFAEEAAVFEQAVAPAPWTLPVHASLFTGMYPSEHGASQENPYLEGATTLAETLSAAGYDTACYSSNAWITPYTHLTDGFDDQDNFFEVMPGDFLSGPLARAWKAMNDSDSLRKVADYLVSVGNKIHEYTASGEGADSKTPQVIDRTIEFIDDADDEYFAFINLMDAHLPYHPPEEYKEEFAPGVDSTEVCQNSKEYNCGARDIDDDEWEAIEGLYDAEIRHIDAQLQRLFGWLQDNDEWEDTMVVVCADHGELHGEHGLYGHEFCIYDPLVNVPLMVKHPEMEQGVREDQQVELLDLYHTVLDHAGVGAERSTVPLDRTRSLLSADYRDFAEGEFAFVEYFRPVVELKQLEQKASDAGIELERDSRFYSRMRAVRRPDAKYIRNERISDEFYHLDSDPGERDDARGEGSDEEVELEATLSSFEEQVGGEWKEVEDENVLGDMSDDAKDRLQDLGYID from the coding sequence ATGACTACCGACGACACTCCCGGGAACGTCGTGTTCGTCGTCATGGACACGGTTCGAAAGAGCCACCTCTCAGTCTATGGCTACGACCGCCCGACGACGCCCGGACTCGAACGGTTCGCCGAGGAGGCGGCAGTCTTCGAGCAGGCGGTCGCCCCCGCGCCGTGGACCCTGCCCGTCCACGCCTCGCTGTTCACCGGGATGTACCCGAGCGAGCACGGCGCGAGCCAAGAGAACCCCTATCTCGAAGGCGCGACCACGCTCGCCGAGACGCTCTCCGCGGCGGGCTACGACACTGCCTGCTACTCCTCGAACGCGTGGATCACGCCGTACACCCACCTCACCGACGGCTTCGACGACCAAGACAACTTCTTCGAGGTGATGCCCGGCGACTTCCTGTCGGGCCCGCTCGCGAGGGCGTGGAAGGCGATGAACGACAGCGACTCGCTCCGGAAGGTCGCCGACTACCTCGTGAGCGTCGGCAACAAGATACACGAGTACACCGCCTCGGGCGAGGGGGCCGACTCGAAGACCCCGCAGGTCATCGACCGCACCATCGAGTTCATCGACGACGCCGACGACGAGTACTTCGCGTTCATCAATCTGATGGACGCCCACCTGCCGTACCACCCGCCCGAGGAGTACAAGGAGGAGTTCGCGCCCGGCGTCGACTCGACGGAAGTCTGTCAGAACTCCAAGGAGTACAACTGCGGCGCGCGCGACATCGACGACGACGAGTGGGAGGCAATCGAGGGGCTGTACGACGCCGAGATTCGCCACATCGACGCCCAGCTCCAGCGGCTGTTCGGCTGGCTCCAGGACAACGATGAGTGGGAGGACACGATGGTCGTGGTCTGCGCCGACCACGGCGAACTCCACGGCGAACACGGCCTCTACGGCCACGAGTTCTGCATCTACGACCCGCTGGTCAACGTCCCGCTGATGGTCAAACATCCCGAGATGGAACAGGGCGTCCGGGAGGACCAACAGGTCGAACTCCTCGACCTCTACCACACCGTCCTCGACCACGCGGGCGTCGGCGCGGAGCGTTCGACGGTTCCGCTCGACCGAACGCGGTCGCTGCTCTCGGCGGATTACCGGGACTTTGCAGAGGGGGAGTTCGCCTTCGTGGAGTACTTCCGGCCGGTCGTGGAGCTGAAACAGCTCGAACAGAAGGCCAGCGACGCGGGCATCGAGTTGGAGCGGGACTCGCGGTTCTACTCGCGGATGCGCGCCGTGCGCCGACCCGACGCCAAGTACATCCGCAACGAGCGCATCTCCGACGAATTCTACCATCTCGATTCGGACCCGGGAGAGCGCGACGACGCCCGGGGCGAGGGGAGCGACGAAGAGGTCGAACTCGAAGCCACCCTCTCGTCGTTCGAGGAGCAGGTCGGCGGCGAGTGGAAGGAAGTCGAGGACGAGAACGTCCTCGGCGACATGAGCGACGACGCGAAAGATCGGTTGCAGGACCTCGGCTACATCGACTGA
- a CDS encoding NifU family protein, with amino-acid sequence MSTETQDDGDDLEERVSNFLRRNFPQIQMHGGSAAIQNIDRETGEVHIQLGGACSGCGISPMTIQAIKSRMVKEIPEIEQVHADTGMDGGGHGGGMSPSFPGETTDDDGDDDEGPQAPF; translated from the coding sequence ATGAGCACCGAGACTCAGGACGACGGGGACGACCTCGAAGAGCGGGTCAGTAACTTCCTGCGGCGGAACTTCCCTCAGATTCAGATGCACGGCGGGAGCGCGGCCATCCAGAACATCGACCGCGAGACCGGCGAAGTCCACATCCAGCTCGGCGGCGCGTGTAGCGGCTGTGGCATCTCGCCGATGACGATTCAGGCCATCAAGAGCCGGATGGTCAAGGAGATCCCCGAGATCGAGCAGGTCCACGCCGACACCGGCATGGACGGCGGCGGTCACGGCGGCGGCATGAGCCCGTCGTTCCCGGGCGAGACGACCGACGACGACGGCGACGACGACGAAGGCCCGCAGGCCCCCTTCTAA
- a CDS encoding DUF5783 family protein, with protein MADFDPEKFEDKYVHYFNELQKAYKNAFNRLNERYDSELIHAIDQQVLNESEPFYEGEGEFRVELPEDPVDRVQGILVEDEKVEEMLDIYVAEIETELRRVFGFEE; from the coding sequence ATGGCCGACTTCGACCCCGAGAAGTTCGAGGACAAGTACGTCCACTACTTCAACGAGCTCCAGAAGGCGTACAAGAACGCGTTCAACCGCCTGAACGAGCGGTACGACTCCGAACTCATCCACGCAATCGACCAGCAGGTGCTCAACGAGAGCGAACCCTTCTACGAGGGCGAGGGGGAATTTCGGGTCGAACTGCCCGAGGACCCCGTCGACCGCGTGCAGGGCATCCTCGTCGAGGACGAGAAGGTCGAAGAGATGCTCGACATCTACGTCGCGGAGATAGAGACCGAGTTGCGTCGGGTGTTCGGGTTCGAGGAGTAG